A genomic stretch from Elusimicrobiota bacterium includes:
- a CDS encoding penicillin-binding protein 2, translating into MSRLWIVLALLFGVYAAVAVRLAQLQLILHRSLAEKSRSEVAQKQRVRPLRGRILDAHGRVLAVTVERPSISISLKELDVSRQGAAKKLSAVLTDVPAREIAAKLNPGAKFVWVKRLASPEEGRAAAALGIKGVGVTMESKRFYPYGEMGRGLLGAVGIDGDGTGGLEAKLDPLLQGREEVKVVLRDALGKIFAESSGGLSSGFFRGGQDASGPFDVYLTLDARLQAGVEQRLEETVLRHDAVAGMVIVEDIPTGAILAMASSRRGDSSGAMGLDPNLAASLTFEPGSVVKPFVLAAALANGAIEGSETIDCEGGRFRPVPGLTVQDHEPKNMLHVGEVLAHSSNVGFAKIGLKVGAPGLYHVYRAFGFGSKTALPVTGEAVGIVRPAEDWGPFSVPMVSFGYEIGVTALQLTQAYAALGLQGTLLEPQIVSMVTPHRLERALFTMSPRRIRDALDPKIARRTLGFMEEVVLYGTGIKAAMAGYAVAGKTGTAQKINPQTRKHTQHHVVVSFCGVMPMPDPKLAICAILDDPRKPKVAWGSDLAAPLFKSTAEEAVAILGIQPATDSSARAPQ; encoded by the coding sequence ATGAGCCGTCTCTGGATCGTGTTGGCGCTGCTCTTCGGCGTGTACGCGGCCGTGGCCGTGCGCCTGGCCCAATTGCAGCTGATCCTGCACAGGTCGTTGGCGGAAAAGAGCCGGTCCGAGGTCGCGCAAAAACAACGCGTGCGCCCTTTGCGCGGAAGAATCCTGGACGCCCACGGCCGCGTTCTGGCCGTGACCGTGGAGCGCCCCTCTATTTCCATTTCGCTCAAGGAATTGGATGTTTCGCGTCAGGGGGCGGCTAAAAAATTGAGCGCCGTATTGACGGATGTGCCGGCAAGAGAAATCGCGGCCAAGCTCAATCCCGGCGCCAAATTCGTCTGGGTCAAGCGCCTGGCTTCCCCTGAGGAAGGCCGGGCCGCGGCCGCTCTCGGGATCAAGGGCGTGGGCGTGACGATGGAATCCAAGCGTTTTTATCCGTACGGTGAAATGGGCCGGGGTCTCTTGGGCGCCGTGGGCATCGACGGCGACGGCACGGGCGGTCTTGAAGCCAAGCTGGATCCTTTGCTTCAGGGACGCGAAGAAGTGAAAGTTGTCTTAAGAGACGCCTTGGGCAAGATTTTTGCCGAGAGCTCCGGCGGTTTATCTTCCGGTTTCTTCCGCGGCGGTCAAGACGCCTCCGGCCCGTTCGATGTTTATTTGACCTTGGACGCCAGGCTTCAAGCCGGCGTTGAGCAGAGACTCGAAGAAACGGTTCTTCGCCACGACGCGGTCGCGGGCATGGTGATCGTGGAGGATATACCCACGGGCGCTATTTTGGCCATGGCCAGTTCGCGCCGCGGCGATTCCTCGGGCGCCATGGGGCTGGATCCTAATTTAGCCGCGAGTTTGACGTTTGAGCCCGGCAGCGTGGTGAAGCCGTTCGTGCTGGCCGCGGCGTTGGCCAACGGCGCGATCGAGGGGTCGGAGACCATCGATTGCGAGGGAGGCCGTTTTCGCCCAGTTCCCGGCCTGACGGTGCAGGATCATGAGCCGAAAAATATGCTTCATGTGGGCGAGGTGCTGGCGCATTCGTCCAATGTCGGCTTTGCTAAAATCGGCCTTAAAGTCGGAGCGCCGGGTTTATACCATGTTTACCGGGCGTTCGGCTTCGGTTCCAAGACCGCTTTGCCCGTTACCGGGGAAGCGGTCGGCATCGTGCGTCCGGCGGAGGATTGGGGACCTTTCAGCGTGCCCATGGTTTCATTCGGTTACGAGATCGGGGTGACCGCCCTTCAATTGACCCAAGCTTACGCGGCTTTGGGTTTGCAAGGAACATTGCTGGAGCCTCAAATTGTTTCCATGGTGACGCCGCATCGTTTGGAGCGCGCTTTATTTACGATGTCGCCGCGGCGCATCCGTGATGCGTTGGACCCGAAAATCGCGCGCCGCACTTTGGGTTTCATGGAAGAGGTTGTGCTCTATGGAACCGGGATCAAGGCCGCCATGGCCGGGTATGCCGTGGCCGGGAAAACAGGGACCGCTCAAAAAATCAATCCTCAAACCAGGAAGCATACTCAACATCATGTGGTGGTGTCTTTTTGCGGCGTGATGCCGATGCCGGACCCCAAACTGGCCATTTGCGCTATTCTTGATGATCCGAGAAAACCCAAAGTCGCTTGGGGCAGCGATTTGGCCGCTCCGCTTTTTAAATCAACGGCCGAGGAAGCCGTCGCGATTTTAGGCATACAACCAGCAACCGATTCTTCAGCGCGGGCTCCCCAATGA